One Sebastes umbrosus isolate fSebUmb1 chromosome 6, fSebUmb1.pri, whole genome shotgun sequence DNA window includes the following coding sequences:
- the LOC119489346 gene encoding P2Y purinoceptor 1-like, whose amino-acid sequence MNKSSCTRVDFEFAGRFLPAVYILVFIIGLVANGWGLKSLLQNWKKLQIINVFVLNLGLADILYLLTLPFLMVYYFKGSKWIFGDTFCKITRFCFNLNLYGSIGFLTCISVYRYMAIVHPVRMMGRSTLTHSVGISVMVWFFVSVQSLPDMFYSKTFGNKPGKCYDTTSKIYVEDYLKYCLGWTLTGFCIPFFITLGCYGHVTVVLCRTNTTDKVLKQRSLKLLLITILLFSVCYIPYHVLKNLSLWSRVLSKQNICREWFNGVYIAKQISRGLVCLNSALNPLVYLHGSEDIPAQLGQLLQRARRMSSRLFPSSSASVAMTQITDEA is encoded by the coding sequence ATGAATAAATCCTCTTGTACTCGTGTTGACTTTGAATTTGCAGGCAGATTTCTGCCTGCTGTTTACATCTTAGTCTTCATCATTGGTCTGGTAGCCAATGGATGGGGATTGAAGTCTTTGCTGCAAAACTGGAAGAAGCTACAGATCATCAATGTTTTTGTTCTCAACCTTGGACTAGCAGATATTCTGTATCTCTTAACACTCCCATTTTTGATGGTGTACTACTTTAAGGGGAGTAAATGGATCTTTGGAGATACATTCTGCAAGATAACAAGATTCTGCTTCAACCTGAATTTATATGGCAGCATCGGGTTCCTGACTTGTATAAGTGTGTACAGGTACATGGCTATTGTCCATCCAGTGAGAATGATGGGAAGATCAACTCTGACTCACTCTGTGGGGATCTCAGTCATGGTTTGGTTCTTCGTGAGTGTTCAAAGTCTTCCAGACATGTTCTACAGCAAGACATTTGGAAACAAGCCTGGGAAATGTTATGATACCACCAGTAAAATCTATGTTGAGGATTACCTGAAATACTGCCTTGGATGGACACTCACTGGGTTTTGTATCCCATTCTTCATCACACTGGGCTGCTATGGACATGTGACTGTCGTTCTCTGCCGCACAAATACCACCGACAAGGTACTGAAACAGAGAAGCTTGAAGTTGTTGCTCATCACgattcttctcttctctgtttgcTACATCCCCTATCATGTACTGAAGAACCTCAGCCTGTGGTCAAGAGTTTTGTCTAAACAGAATATATGCCGTGAATGGTTCAATGGAGTCTACATTGCTAAACAGATAAGTCGTGGCCTTGTGTGTCTGAACAGTGCTCTCAACCCTCTGGTTTACCTCCATGGAAGTGAAGATATTCCTGCTCAGCTCGGACAACTACTCCAGCGAGCTCGGCGGATGTCCAGCCGTCTGTTTCCGTCAAGCTCTGCTAGTGTGGCCATGACTCAGATCACAGATGAAGCTTAA
- the LOC119489298 gene encoding P2Y purinoceptor 1-like isoform X2, whose amino-acid sequence MNNSSCPHVDFDFTARFLPPVFILVFIIGVVANGWGLKSLLHNWKKLGNVNVFILNLGLTDILYLLTLPFLMVYYFKGRNWIFGDTFCKITRFCFNLNLYGSIGFLTCISVYRYLAIVHPMRVMGRITVTHSVGISVMVWLLVSVQSLPDMFYSKTSGNNIVQCYDTTSNAYVEDYLKYSLGWTLTGFCIPFLITLGCYGHVIVVLCRTNTTDKVLKQRCLKLLLITILLFSVCYIPYHVLKNLNLWSRVLSKQNICREWSNGVYMAQQISRGLVCLNSALNPLVYLHGSEDIPARLRRLLQLARQAVLWLPIAPS is encoded by the exons ATGAACAACTCCTCTTGTCCTCATGTTGACTTTGACTTTACAGCCAGATTTCTGCCTCCTGTTTTCATCTTAGTCTTCATCATTGGTGTGGTAGCTAATGGATGGGGACTGAAGTCTTTGCTCCACAACTGGAAGAAGCTGGGTAACGTCAATGTGTTCATTCTCAACCTTGGACTAACAGATATTCTGTATCTGCTCACGCTCCCATTTTTGATGGTGTACTACTTTAAGGGGAGGAATTGGATCTTTGGAGATACATTCTGCAAAATAACAAGATTCTGCTTCAACCTGAATTTATATGGCAGCATCGGGTTCCTGACTTGTATAAGTGTGTACAGGTACTTGGCCATTGTCCATCCAATGAGAGTGATGGGAAGAATAACTGTCACTCACTCTGTGGGGATCTCAGTCATGGTTTGGCTGTTGGTGAGCGTTCAAAGTCTTCCAGACATGTTCTACAgcaaaacatctggaaacaacATTGTGCAATGTTATGATACCACCAGTAACGCCTATGTTGAGGATTACCTGAAATACAGCCTTGGATGGACACTCACTGGGTTTTGTATCCCATTCCTCATCACACTGGGCTGCTATGGACATGTGATTGTCGTTCTCTGCCGCACAAATACCACCGACAAGGTACTGAAACAGAGATGCTTGAAGTTGTTGCTCATCACgattcttctcttctctgtttgcTACATCCCCTATCATGTACTGAAGAACCTCAACCTCTGGTCAAGAGTTTTGTCTAAACAGAATATATGCCGTGAATGGTCCAATGGAGTCTACATGGCTCAACAGATAAGTCGTGGCCTTGTGTGTCTGAACAGTGCTCTCAACCCTCTGGTTTACCTCCATGGAAGTGAAGATATTCCTGCTCGGCTCAGACGACTACTCCAGC ttgCCCGTCAAGCTGTTTTATGGCTGCCTATCGCCCCTAGTTAA
- the LOC119489298 gene encoding P2Y purinoceptor 1-like isoform X1, with translation MNNSSCPHVDFDFTARFLPPVFILVFIIGVVANGWGLKSLLHNWKKLGNVNVFILNLGLTDILYLLTLPFLMVYYFKGRNWIFGDTFCKITRFCFNLNLYGSIGFLTCISVYRYLAIVHPMRVMGRITVTHSVGISVMVWLLVSVQSLPDMFYSKTSGNNIVQCYDTTSNAYVEDYLKYSLGWTLTGFCIPFLITLGCYGHVIVVLCRTNTTDKVLKQRCLKLLLITILLFSVCYIPYHVLKNLNLWSRVLSKQNICREWSNGVYMAQQISRGLVCLNSALNPLVYLHGSEDIPARLRRLLQRARRMFSHPLPTNSSSVAMA, from the coding sequence ATGAACAACTCCTCTTGTCCTCATGTTGACTTTGACTTTACAGCCAGATTTCTGCCTCCTGTTTTCATCTTAGTCTTCATCATTGGTGTGGTAGCTAATGGATGGGGACTGAAGTCTTTGCTCCACAACTGGAAGAAGCTGGGTAACGTCAATGTGTTCATTCTCAACCTTGGACTAACAGATATTCTGTATCTGCTCACGCTCCCATTTTTGATGGTGTACTACTTTAAGGGGAGGAATTGGATCTTTGGAGATACATTCTGCAAAATAACAAGATTCTGCTTCAACCTGAATTTATATGGCAGCATCGGGTTCCTGACTTGTATAAGTGTGTACAGGTACTTGGCCATTGTCCATCCAATGAGAGTGATGGGAAGAATAACTGTCACTCACTCTGTGGGGATCTCAGTCATGGTTTGGCTGTTGGTGAGCGTTCAAAGTCTTCCAGACATGTTCTACAgcaaaacatctggaaacaacATTGTGCAATGTTATGATACCACCAGTAACGCCTATGTTGAGGATTACCTGAAATACAGCCTTGGATGGACACTCACTGGGTTTTGTATCCCATTCCTCATCACACTGGGCTGCTATGGACATGTGATTGTCGTTCTCTGCCGCACAAATACCACCGACAAGGTACTGAAACAGAGATGCTTGAAGTTGTTGCTCATCACgattcttctcttctctgtttgcTACATCCCCTATCATGTACTGAAGAACCTCAACCTCTGGTCAAGAGTTTTGTCTAAACAGAATATATGCCGTGAATGGTCCAATGGAGTCTACATGGCTCAACAGATAAGTCGTGGCCTTGTGTGTCTGAACAGTGCTCTCAACCCTCTGGTTTACCTCCATGGAAGTGAAGATATTCCTGCTCGGCTCAGACGACTACTCCAGCGTGCTCGTCGGATGTTCAGCCATCCGCTTCCAACAAACTCTAGTAGTGTGGCCATGGCTTAG
- the LOC119490018 gene encoding P2Y purinoceptor 1-like: MNNSSCPRLDFGFAGRFLPSVFILVFIIGVVANGWGLKSLLHNWKKLGNVNVFILNLGLTDILYLLTLPFLMVYHFKESKWIFGDTFCKITRFCFNLNLYGSIGFLTCISVYRYLAIVHPMRVMGRITVTHSVGISVMVWLLVSVQSLPDMFYSKTSGNNTEKCHDTTSNVYVEDYLKYSLGWTLTGFCIPFLITLGCYGHVIVVLCRTNTTDKVLKQRSLKLLLILILLFSVCYIPYHVLKNLSLWSRVLSKQKICREWFNGVYIAKQISRGLVCLNSALNPLVYLHVSEDIPARLRRLLQRARRMFSHPLPTNSSSVAMAQIT; this comes from the coding sequence ATGAATAACTCCTCTTGTCCTCGTCTTGACTTTGGCTTTGCAGGCAGATTTCTGCCTTCTGTTTTCATCTTAGTCTTCATCATTGGTGTGGTAGCTAATGGATGGGGACTGAAGTCTTTGCTGCACAACTGGAAGAAACTGGGTAACGTCAATGTGTTCATTCTCAACCTTGGACTAACGGATATTCTGTATCTGCTCACACTCCCATTTTTGATGGTGTACCACTTTAAGGAGAGTAAATGGATCTTTGGAGATACGTTCTGCAAGATAACAAGATTCTGCTTCAACCTGAATTTATATGGCAGCATCGGGTTCCTGACTTGTATAAGTGTGTACAGGTACCTGGCTATTGTCCATCCAATGAGAGTGATGGGAAGAATAACTGTCACTCACTCTGTGGGGATCTCAGTCATGGTTTGGCTGTTGGTGAGCGTTCAAAGTCTTCCAGACATGTTCTACAgcaaaacatctggaaacaacACTGAGAAATGTCATGATACCACTAGTAACGTCTATGTTGAGGATTACCTGAAATACAGCCTTGGATGGACACTCACTGGGTTTTGTATCCCATTCCTCATCACACTGGGCTGCTATGGACATGTGATTGTCGTTCTCTGCCGCACAAATACCACCGACAAGGTACTGAAACAGAGAAGCTTGAAGTTGTTGCTCATCTtgattcttctcttctctgtttgcTACATCCCCTATCATGTACTGAAGAACCTCAGCCTCTGGTCAAGAGTTTTGTCCAAACAGAAGATATGCCGTGAATGGTTCAATGGAGTCTACATTGCTAAACAGATAAGTCGTGGCCTTGTGTGTCTGAACAGTGCTCTCAACCCTCTGGTTTACCTCCATGTAAGTGAAGATATTCCTGCTCGGCTCAGACGACTACTCCAGCGAGCTCGTCGGATGTTCAGCCATCCGCTTCCAACAAACTCTAGTAGTGTGGCCATGGCTCAGATCACATAA
- the LOC119489383 gene encoding P2Y purinoceptor 1-like produces MNNTICQQMSYNFKSRFLPPVFILVFIIGLVANGWGLKSLLQNWKKLGNVNVFILNLGLTDILYLLTLPFLMVYYFKGSKWIFEDTFCKITRFCFNLNLYGSIGFLTCISVYRYLAIVHPMRVMGRITVTHSVGISVMVWLLVSVQSLPDMFYSKTSGNNTEKCYDTTSNAYVEDYLKYSLGWTLTGFCIPFLITLGCYGHVIVVLCRTNTTDKVLKQRCLKLLLITILLFSVCYIPYHVLKNLSLWSRVLYKQKICREWSNGVYIAKQISRGLVCLNSALNPLVYLHGSEDIPARLRRLLQRARRMFSHPPPTNSNSVAMAQIKYEGVTQEK; encoded by the coding sequence ATGAACAACACAATTTGTCAACAAATGAGCTATAACTTTAAAAGCAGATTTCTGCCTCCGGTTTTCATCTTAGTCTTCATCATTGGTCTGGTAGCTAATGGATGGGGACTGAAGTCTTTGCTCCAAAACTGGAAGAAATTGGGTAACGTCAATGTGTTCATTCTCAACCTTGGACTAACAGATATTCTGTATCTGCTCACGCTCCCATTTTTGATGGTGTACTACTTTAAGGGGAGTAAATGGATCTTTGAAGATACATTCTGCAAGATAACAAGATTCTGCTTCAATCTGAATTTATATGGCAGCATCGGGTTCCTGACTTGTATAAGTGTGTACAGGTACCTGGCTATTGTCCATCCAATGAGAGTGATGGGAAGAATAACTGTCACTCACTCTGTGGGGATCTCAGTCATGGTTTGGCTGTTGGTGAGCGTTCAAAGTCTTCCAGACATGTTCTACAgcaaaacatctggaaacaacACTGAGAAATGTTACGATACCACCAGTAACGCCTATGTTGAGGATTACCTGAAATACAGCCTTGGATGGACACTCACTGGGTTTTGTATCCCATTCCTCATCACACTGGGCTGCTATGGACATGTGATTGTCGTTCTCTGCCGCACAAATACCACCGACAAGGTACTGAAACAGAGATGCTTGAAGTTGTTGCTCATCACgattcttctcttctctgtttgcTACATCCCCTATCATGTACTGAAGAACCTCAGCCTCTGGTCAAGAGTTTTGTACAAACAGAAGATATGCCGTGAATGGTCCAATGGAGTCTACATTGCTAAACAGATAAGTCGTGGCCTTGTGTGTCTGAACAGTGCTCTCAACCCTCTGGTTTACCTCCATGGAAGTGAAGATATTCCTGCTCGGCTCAGACGACTACTCCAGCGAGCTCGTCGGATGTTCAGCCATCCGCCTCCAACAAACTCTAATAGTGTGGCCATGGCTCAGATCAAATATGAAGGTGTAACACAAGAAAAATAG